The sequence TTTATCAATGAGGGCCATTGCCGCCGCGATCTGAGAAAAGGTACTTACCGGAATGAAGATTGGCAATTCAGACTTTTGATGTTGCGTGATAATCGTCTTTGAATTCTCAGGGGTAAGAACAGTCTTACTACTTAGTAAACAAATTTTCAGAACATATTCGACATTGTTTAAGGCGGAGACTAGTTTTGGGTCTTCAAGTTTGTAAGCGTCTGTAATGATCTCTTTTTCGGTGTTATTCAATTGAAGGATCGCCTTTGTAATTGCAGCATGCCGTTTGGTAGGTTTCAAACTTTGAACATATTTAGATTCAATTAGGAGTGTGCGGTTATTGTCTATTATTATGTAGTCGCAGAATTCCGTTCCGTCAATATTTTTTGGACTAACAAAGAAATCTATGCCGTCTGTCATAACTCTATTTAGGATTGCGGTGACTGAAAATTCCTGATAGTATCCATGTTTTCCATCCCCTTGGAAATCTTGCTGGTTGAAAGCCTGTCCAAAAAAGAAATCTTCCTTGTTAAAGGGCTGGTCAAAGGGCAGATGAATAGTTGTTGGTTTTTCTTGCGCTGAATGATCTGTGTTAGATATTTTTATCGAAAAACCGATTTTACTATCTTCTGGTAGGTAGGGCAGTTCGGTAGTACGCAAATCATAGTTTTTATATTCCGGATTGTTATAGATATTGAAGACCCATTTATCGAATTCTGCTCGTTCTATGTCTAACTTTGCTTCAGTTCTAAAAATTGGGTGCGCTAGTTCATTATACAATGCAATAATAATCTCAGAGGATTGTAACAATTTGATAGCAAAAAAATCAAAGCCCTTGTGTATTTGATCTTCCTCACTTAATTTCTCAGCATTGACAAATAAGGGTTCGTCAGATCGGTCATAAATATATAAGGTGCAGCTTCTTGGAGTTACATTAGGATTTCTTAAAACTAGTTCCAAGGGGCAGCCAGAAATTATACTGTCTGTCACAGATGCTTCAAGTTTTATCAATAGCGCGGGCTTATCCTCACTATCCAAGTCTAACCAAAAGCCTTGAGCAAGCTGCTGTAGTTTTTCAAATACGGGTGTTGAAGGAATGTAAAGACCTGACATAGTAATTGGGATTTGAATGAGATCTAATTTCAGAATAAATCAAATGCAACCTAATATTTTTTACGTTTTTTTACACCAAATAGGAAAGCCAAGAAAAAATTAAAAATAATATTGTACTATTCGGTACAATTACTATATTTGTACCATAATTATTTTGAGCAGTGGCTGGTAGACCTAAAATATACGATAATGAAGTTGCTCTTGACAAGGCGACAGAGGTGTTTTGGAAGAAAGGTTACGAAGTTGCTTCTGCAGAGGACCTTTTAAAAGCAATGGGCATAGGTAAGGGTAGTTTTTACTTAGCATATAAAAATGGGAAGCAAGAGTTATTTGAAAAATCACTACAAAGATTTTTCTACAAGTATTTTGATCAATTCTTGAAGGGTCTAAAAACAATTGAAAATCCAGTAGACTCTATAAAGGCATTTTATTATCAAATGAGTGATGAGGCTTCCGGGCCACATATTAATGGTTGCTATTTTAGTAATGCAATAATACAGGTTGAGAAACAAGAGGTGAAAGATCAAGCCGCTGCCATTATGATGAAAATATCAAATTGCTTTTCAGAAGTACTAATTACTGCAAAACAGAAAGGAGTTTTAGACTTTAAAGTACCGAAAGACATTTTGCCCTTATATTTCCTCAATCTTTGGAGTGGCCTAAATATAACAAGGCAATTAGAGAAAAACCCTAAAAAAATTAAAAAGCTCATAGATGAGCATTTTAAACAGATAGTATAATTTTTTTGATCAATTTTGTACCAAATAGTAAAATATAGATATGAAAACAAATTACGATGACACAAGCTAGCGATTTTTTTTAAATAATTATGTACCGATTGGTACATAATTGTAATAAAAACATTAATTAAAAAAATACAATTTAAAAGTAGAAAAATGAAAAAATTAAAATTGACTCTTGCACTATTTGTTGCATTAGTAGCCAATATAAACAACAGTTTTGCTCAAAAAACAGAATCAAAAAATAAAACAAAAAACATGACAGAAACACAGTATGCAGTAATCGATAATCAAAAGATTGCTTATCGAAAAATTGGAAAAGGAACACCAATTATTTTAGTTAATCGTTTTCGTGGAACATTGGACACATGGGATCCACTTTTTCTTGAACTATTAGCAAAAAACAATACCGTTATAACATTTGATTATGCGGGTATTGGGTATTCAACAGGCGAATTACCTCTTCACATTAACGAGCTGTCAGCGGAAGTAACCAAGCTGGCTGACTATCTGAAAATTGATAAGTTCAACGTAATGGGTTGGTCTTACGGTGGATGGATAGCGCAGTATGTAACATTTTTAAATCCCAATAGGATATTAAAGACTGTTCTAATCGGTACTAATCCAATGGGGAAAAATGATGTGCCTTTTGAACCAATATTTTTAGAAAAAGCTTTGAAACCTGCAAATGATTTTGAAGACTATGTAGCTATTTTCTTTGAACCAAAATCAGAAAAAAGTAGAGCAGCAGCGAAAGCTTCAATGGACAGAATATTTGCACATGCTGACGTATCGAAAATTCCTGCTACACAAGATTTATTTCAACGTTACTTTGCAGCAAATAAAGCCATAGGAGAAGACAAAGAAAATTATAGAGCAGCATACGCTACTTTAAAAACGCCAGTTTTGGTAATCTCAGGTGACCATGATGTTTCTTTTGCTACAGAAAATTGGTTCCCGTTGTTAAAGAAAGCGGCTTCGATTCAGCATATAATATTTCCTGAATCGGGTCATGCTCCTCAATTTCAATATCCGGAGCTATCTACAAGCTATATAAACACTTTTCTTGCAAACTAATTAACTAAATAAATCAGGCAGTAATTTACAATACGAAAATTGCTGCCTGTTATTAAAACTAAAGAACAACATGAAATTAACAGGTAAAACAATAGTAATCACTGGTTCAAACCGTGGAATTGGAAAAGAATTGCTGTTAGCAGCATTAAAAGAAAATCCAGAAAAGATATATGCTACAGCAAGAGATACTAGCAAAATAGAAACAAATGATCCTCGAGTTCATAAAATTAATCTGGACTTGAACGACCCCGAATCAATTAAGAAAATGTCAACTTTTCAGAATATTGATGTTCTAATAAACAATGCTGGTGCTCTGGCTTATGATAATATCTCATTTGATAAGGATTTAAATATGTCTACTAATTATTATGGAACACTTGCTTTAACCGATACTCTTATTCCTAACATGAATAATGGTGGTATAATAGCCAATGTTTGCTCCATATTAGCATTAACTCCTATGGCGTTTACAAAGAAATATTCTGCATCCAAAGCAGCACTACATTCCGCAACGCAATCCTACAGAATGCAACTCAAAAAAGAAAATATTCATGTTTTAGGAATATATCCTGCAACGATAGATACTGACATGGCAAAAGATTTTGGGGATATGCAAAAGGCTGATCCAATAACTACAGCTCAAAATATTTTAAAAGGGATTGAAGAGGGCATTGAATATATATTCCCTGATAATGGTTCCAATTATGTAGGGAATGAATTCATGAAAAATCCTGCTAGTTTAGAAAAAATGTTTGCACAATAACTTTAATAACAATTTTAATAACTGGCGCATCATCCTGATTTGTGATCAAATCGGAAATAGAAAAATAGTTTTTTTAATTTAAAATATACAGTTCGCTATTTTGTTATGACAGGAGCATATATAATAGATTTTCAAAGGACTCCATATGGTAAATATGGAGGTGCATTAAGTAATTATCGACCAGATGATCTTGCGGCACTCGTAATTAAATCATTAGTAAAAAGGAATAAACTAATTGATTTGTCCGAAATTGATGATATTATTCTAGGTTGTGCGAATCAAGCAGGAGAAGATAACCGAAACATTGCCCGTTTCGCAGGACTTTTAGCTGAGCTTCCAGTTGATATTCCAGGAGTAACTGTAAATCGCTTATGTGCTTCAGGCATGCAATCAGTTATGGATGCAACTGCAAGAATACAAGCTGGTCTTGACCATATAATAATTGCAGGTGGCGTAGAAAGTATGAGCAGAGCACCTTATGTAATGTTAAAAGCCTCAAAAGGTTTTGACCGTAATTTAGAAATGGTTGACACTACATTGGGATGGCGTTTTGTTAACCCTGCCTTTGAGTCAATTTACAAAACATATTCTATGGGTGAAACTGCTGAAAACATTGCAGAGCAATGGCTTTGGAGCCGTGAAGCCCAAGATGATTTTGCGCTTGCTTCACATAAAAAATACCTTCATGCATATGAAAATGGGATTTTTGAAAAAGAAATTATTCCGTTGACTACAACCTCAAACACTATTCTAAATATAGATGAAGCTGTTAGGAAGGATACAACCATAGAAAAACTATCATCTTTAAAGACCATATTTAAGTCAAACGGTACCGTTACAGCAGGTAATGCTTCAGGCCTTAATGATGGCGCCGCTGCAATGATTATTGTTTCTGAGGATGTAGTAAATAAATACAAACTTAAACCAATTGCAAAAATACTATCAACCGCAGTAGCTGGTGTGCATCCCGATTTTATGGGAACGGGGCCTATACCTGCAACAAAAAAACTTTTAGAGAAAACAAGGCTTCAGATTAAGGATATTGATCTTTTTGAAATAAACGAAGCCTATGCTGTTCAGGTTATACACTGTATTCGCGAACTAAAGATTGATGCAGGAATAACAAATGTGAATGGAGGTGCCA is a genomic window of Sphingobacteriaceae bacterium containing:
- a CDS encoding TetR family transcriptional regulator, which translates into the protein MAGRPKIYDNEVALDKATEVFWKKGYEVASAEDLLKAMGIGKGSFYLAYKNGKQELFEKSLQRFFYKYFDQFLKGLKTIENPVDSIKAFYYQMSDEASGPHINGCYFSNAIIQVEKQEVKDQAAAIMMKISNCFSEVLITAKQKGVLDFKVPKDILPLYFLNLWSGLNITRQLEKNPKKIKKLIDEHFKQIV
- a CDS encoding acetyl-CoA C-acyltransferase (catalyzes the thiolytic cleavage of beta-ketoadipyl-CoA to succinate and acetyl-CoA), whose translation is MTGAYIIDFQRTPYGKYGGALSNYRPDDLAALVIKSLVKRNKLIDLSEIDDIILGCANQAGEDNRNIARFAGLLAELPVDIPGVTVNRLCASGMQSVMDATARIQAGLDHIIIAGGVESMSRAPYVMLKASKGFDRNLEMVDTTLGWRFVNPAFESIYKTYSMGETAENIAEQWLWSREAQDDFALASHKKYLHAYENGIFEKEIIPLTTTSNTILNIDEAVRKDTTIEKLSSLKTIFKSNGTVTAGNASGLNDGAAAMIIVSEDVVNKYKLKPIAKILSTAVAGVHPDFMGTGPIPATKKLLEKTRLQIKDIDLFEINEAYAVQVIHCIRELKIDAGITNVNGGAIAIGHPLGSSGTRITGHLALELNRSNKKYGIATMCVGVGQGTAVLIENVNYKS
- a CDS encoding alpha/beta hydrolase; the encoded protein is MTETQYAVIDNQKIAYRKIGKGTPIILVNRFRGTLDTWDPLFLELLAKNNTVITFDYAGIGYSTGELPLHINELSAEVTKLADYLKIDKFNVMGWSYGGWIAQYVTFLNPNRILKTVLIGTNPMGKNDVPFEPIFLEKALKPANDFEDYVAIFFEPKSEKSRAAAKASMDRIFAHADVSKIPATQDLFQRYFAANKAIGEDKENYRAAYATLKTPVLVISGDHDVSFATENWFPLLKKAASIQHIIFPESGHAPQFQYPELSTSYINTFLAN
- a CDS encoding short-chain dehydrogenase; the encoded protein is MKLTGKTIVITGSNRGIGKELLLAALKENPEKIYATARDTSKIETNDPRVHKINLDLNDPESIKKMSTFQNIDVLINNAGALAYDNISFDKDLNMSTNYYGTLALTDTLIPNMNNGGIIANVCSILALTPMAFTKKYSASKAALHSATQSYRMQLKKENIHVLGIYPATIDTDMAKDFGDMQKADPITTAQNILKGIEEGIEYIFPDNGSNYVGNEFMKNPASLEKMFAQ